CCTGCTGCGCATCATCGGCAGCCTCTACCTGCTGTACCTGGCCTGGGGCATCGCCACGGCGCCGCCGCCGGAGTTCGGCAACGCCGAGGGACGCCCGCTGAGCTTCTGGCAGGCCGCCGCCTTCCAGTTCGCCAACCCCAAGGCCTGGGTGATGGGGCTGACGCTGATGGCGAGCTTCCTGCCCGAGGAGGGCAACACCTTCGTCAACGCCCTGGTGCTGGCCGGCGTGGCCGAGCTGGTGGCGTTGCCCTGCATCTCGCTGTGGGCGGGCTTCGGCATGGCCATCGGCCGCTGGCTGAAGGGGCCGCGCTCCTGGCGGGTGTTCAACGGCACCATGGGCGCGCTGACCGCGGCCTGCGTGATCTTCATCCTCGGCTGACGCCAGGCGCGTCGAGGCCCCGAGGACCTCACAGTCAAGCATCGGGAGAGTGACATGAAAGCCAAGCTGGTGAAGGTGTTCAGCGCCGAGCGCTTCGGCGGCAACGGCCGGATGATCTTCTCCGAGGCCCATGACTGGGGCCCGGTGACGGGGCCGCGCAAAATACCACGCTGGCTTCAACGCCGGCTTACTCGCCGCGGGGCGATGCTTCGTCTTCATCCTCGACGGGCTGACGCCAGGCGCGTCGACCACCCGAGGACCTCACAGTCAAGAAGCGGGAGAGTGACATGAAAGCCAAGCTGGTGAATGTGTTCAGCGCCGAGCGCTTCGGCGGCAACGGCCTGACGATCTTCCCCGAGGCCGATGGCCTGTCGACGGGGGAAATGCAGGCGCTGACGCGGGAGGCGGGGCAGTTCGAGTCGATCTTCGTGTGGCGGGAGGGAGACACCTTTGCGGCGAGGATCTTCACCATGGAAGAGGAACTGGACTTCGCCGGGCATCCGCTGCTGGGACTGGCCTATTACCTGCACCAGACGTACGGCGACCGAGATCGGCATGCATGGCGGGTGAGGCTGAACCGGCGCACGGCCGCGCTGACCAGCGCCTGGCGGGACGGCCGCTTCACGGCGACCCTGGCTCAGGGGCGTCCCGCCTTCCTCAGGACGCTGACGCGTGACGAAGCCGGGGAGGTCTATGCGGCGCTGGGGCTGGGTGCCGGCGGGCGACGCAACTATCCGGCCGAGGTGGTCTCCACCGGCTTGCCCTACCTGGTCCTGCCGGTCGCCGGCGGCCTGGAGCGGATCGCCTTCCAGGTGGCGGACCTGTCGCCGCTGCTCGCCTCGCACGGCGCCAAGTTCGTCTATGTCCTCGATATCAACGGCCGGGAAGGGCGGAGCTGGGACAATGCCGGCCGGGTCGAGGATGTGGCCACGGGCAGTGCCGCCGGCCCCGCGGCGGCCTATCTCCACAAGCACGGGCTCGCGCTCGGCAGGACCCTGACGATCACCCAGGGGCGCTTCGTGGGCCGGCCGAGCCGCATCGAGGCGGAGCTGGTCATCGAGGGCATGGAGCTGGCGGATGTCCGGGTCAGCGGCGAGGTCGTCGAGGTGGCCGATCTCGCCTTCGCCGCCTGATGGCAGGCGGGCGCATCGGCAGTGGCGTCCCGTGGCGACTCGCGCCGGGTGTCCCAGCGACTATGCTGGAGGCTGACACCAGGCGCGTCATGCCAAGGAACGGCCCGGGAGCGCTATCGCCATGCAGGTCCAGGTATCCATCGAGTCCCTCTATCGCCAGCACGCCCCACGCGTGCTGGCGACGCTGATTCGCCTGCTCGGCGACTTCGAGCCGGCCGAGGACGCGCTGCACGAGGCCTTCGCCGCGGCGGTGAGCCGCTGGCCGGCGGAGGGGGTGCCCGACGACCCCGTGGCCTGGCTGATCCGGGTCGGTCACCGGCGGGGCATCGACCAGATCCGCCGCCGGCAGACCGCCCGTCGGCATGCCCATCTGCTCGCGGCCGAGGACACGAGCGACCCGGCGGACCAGGGCATCGCGGACGACCCGCTGCGGCTGCTGTTCACCTGCTGCCACCCCCGGCTGGCGATGACCGATCGCGTCGCCCTGACCCTGCGCGAGATGGCCGGACTGACCACCGAACAGGTCGCCAGCGCGCTGCTGCAGCGCCCGGCCAGCCTGGCCCAGCGGATCGTGCGGGCCAAGCGGCGGCTGCGCGAGGCCGGCATCCCCTACGAGGTTCCCGACGTCCGTGAGCTGCCGGAGCGCCTGCCCGGCGTGCTCGGGGTGATCTACCTGATCTTCAACGAGGGCTATTCCCGCAGCGACGGCGAGACGGTGGTGGACGTGCGCCTGGCCGAGGAGGCCATCCGCCTGGCCGAGGCGCTGACGGACCTGCTGCCCCGGGGGGAGGCCTTCGGCCTGCTGGCGCTGATGCTGCTCCACGATGCCCGCCGCGCGGCGCGCCAGGACGTCCGGGGCGAGCTGATGCCCCTGGAGGAGCAGGACCGCGGGCTCTGGGACCGGGCCCAGATCGAGGCCGGGCTGGCCTGCCTGGCCCGCGCCCTGGCGCTGAGCCCCACCGGCCCCTACACCCTGCAGGCCTCCATCGCCGCCGTCCATGCCCAGGCCCCCAGCGCCGAGGCCACGGACTGGCGGCGCATCGTGATGCTCTACGAGGCCCTCTATCGCCGGCAGCCCACCCCGGTGATCGCCCTCAACCGGGCGGTCGCCGTGGCCATGCGCGACTCGCCGGAGGCCGGCCTGGCGCTGCTCGAGGGGCTCGCCGGGCACAAGTCGATCGTCAACTATCACCTCTACCATGCCGCCCTGGCCGACCTGCACCGGCGCGCCGGCCACTTTGATGCGGCCCGGCAGGCCTACGAGCGGGCCCTGGCGCTGACCGTTCAGGCCCCGGAGCGACGCTTCCTGGCGCGCCGCCTGGCGGCGCTGGACACGCCGGGGTGAGGCGGCCGCGAGCCCCGGGGCAAGGCGCTGGCTGTCGCCGCCGGTGGGGCGTGGCGGCGGCCGCGAAAAAATGCTCTCCGCCTGTCGATTCCCGTCGCCGCCGCACGACTCCTGAATACCACCCACCCAGGAGAGTGATGCCATGCGATACATGCTGATGCGCAAGGCCGATGCGGACACCGAGCAGGGCATACTGCCCAGCCAGGCACTGCTGCAGGCCATGGGCGACTACAACGAGCGGCTGATCCGCGCCGGGGTCTTCGTCACCGGCGATGGCCTGCGCCCCAGCCGGGAGGGCTGTCGCCTCGAGTTTCGCGGCGGCGAGCCCCGGGTCATCCAGGGACCCTTCCCGGCCACCGAGGAGCTGCTGGCGGGCTACAGCGTGCTCGAGGTGGAGTCGCTCGAGGAGGCCATCGAGTGGGCCAGGGGCTGGCCCCGCGAGGACGGCGAGGGCAACGTCACCCTGGAGCTGCGGCGCTACTGCACCATGGAGGACTTCGACCCCGGCGCCGGCCTGGAGCGGCACGTCGCCCAGCAGCGCCTGCCCCGGGCACTGCAGGTGCACCTCACTTTTCCCGGCACCTGCCGGGAGGCGATGGCCTTCTACGCCGAGGTCACCGGCGGCCACCTGGAGGCGGTGCTGACCTATGGCGAGACCCCCGCCGCCGAGCAAACGCCGCCCGACTGGCACGACCGGGTCATCCACGCCTCGCTCAATATCCGCGGCCATCGGCTGATGGGCGCCGACATGCTGGGCGATTGCTACCGGGCGCCCCAGGGGGCCCAGGTATTCCTCGACTATGCGGAGGTCGATCAGGCCGAGGCGGTGTTCCGGCGGCTGGCCGAGGGCGGCCAGGTGCTGATGCCCTTCGAGGCCACCTTCTGGGCGCAGGGGTTCGGCATGGCCACCGACCGCTTCGGCGTGCACTGGATGGTGGCCACCCCGAGCGACCAGTGCCCCTGACACCAGGGAGGAGGGAAGCATGCAGTACGTTGCATTGGTGTACTACCAGGAGCAGTTGATCAACGCCATGAGCGAGGCGGAGTGGCATGCGCTCAACCAGGAGTGCGTG
The Halomonas sp. M4R1S46 DNA segment above includes these coding regions:
- a CDS encoding LysE family translocator is translated as METLAFLGPASLFMISMTLTPGPNNVMLTASGANYGFRRTLPHLLGIMGGCFLLFGAIALGLGIVFERFPIVQTLLRIIGSLYLLYLAWGIATAPPPEFGNAEGRPLSFWQAAAFQFANPKAWVMGLTLMASFLPEEGNTFVNALVLAGVAELVALPCISLWAGFGMAIGRWLKGPRSWRVFNGTMGALTAACVIFILG
- a CDS encoding RNA polymerase sigma factor, with product MQVQVSIESLYRQHAPRVLATLIRLLGDFEPAEDALHEAFAAAVSRWPAEGVPDDPVAWLIRVGHRRGIDQIRRRQTARRHAHLLAAEDTSDPADQGIADDPLRLLFTCCHPRLAMTDRVALTLREMAGLTTEQVASALLQRPASLAQRIVRAKRRLREAGIPYEVPDVRELPERLPGVLGVIYLIFNEGYSRSDGETVVDVRLAEEAIRLAEALTDLLPRGEAFGLLALMLLHDARRAARQDVRGELMPLEEQDRGLWDRAQIEAGLACLARALALSPTGPYTLQASIAAVHAQAPSAEATDWRRIVMLYEALYRRQPTPVIALNRAVAVAMRDSPEAGLALLEGLAGHKSIVNYHLYHAALADLHRRAGHFDAARQAYERALALTVQAPERRFLARRLAALDTPG
- a CDS encoding PhzF family phenazine biosynthesis protein, producing the protein MKAKLVNVFSAERFGGNGLTIFPEADGLSTGEMQALTREAGQFESIFVWREGDTFAARIFTMEEELDFAGHPLLGLAYYLHQTYGDRDRHAWRVRLNRRTAALTSAWRDGRFTATLAQGRPAFLRTLTRDEAGEVYAALGLGAGGRRNYPAEVVSTGLPYLVLPVAGGLERIAFQVADLSPLLASHGAKFVYVLDINGREGRSWDNAGRVEDVATGSAAGPAAAYLHKHGLALGRTLTITQGRFVGRPSRIEAELVIEGMELADVRVSGEVVEVADLAFAA
- a CDS encoding YciI family protein: MRYMLMRKADADTEQGILPSQALLQAMGDYNERLIRAGVFVTGDGLRPSREGCRLEFRGGEPRVIQGPFPATEELLAGYSVLEVESLEEAIEWARGWPREDGEGNVTLELRRYCTMEDFDPGAGLERHVAQQRLPRALQVHLTFPGTCREAMAFYAEVTGGHLEAVLTYGETPAAEQTPPDWHDRVIHASLNIRGHRLMGADMLGDCYRAPQGAQVFLDYAEVDQAEAVFRRLAEGGQVLMPFEATFWAQGFGMATDRFGVHWMVATPSDQCP